A genomic stretch from Candidatus Thiothrix anitrata includes:
- the purB gene encoding adenylosuccinate lyase — MELSALTALSPTDGRYADKTKALRPWFSEYGLIYHRVLVEIRWLQMLANHPQIAEVPAFSDQANMFLESILSAFSETDALRVKAIERTTNHDVKAVEYYLKEKIAGQTELEAVSEFIHFACTSEDINNLSYALMLKGGMEQVIQPELEKVIQALRTLAHSYADIPLLSRTHGQPATPTTLGKEMANVAYRLQRQQQQIIAGQYLGKINGAVGNYNAHLSAYPDIDWQAVAEQFVTSLGLNWNPYTIQIEPHDYIAENFDAVARFNTILIDFCRDIWSYISLGHFKQKVIAGEVGSSTMPHKVNPIDFENAEGNLGIANALMTHLSQKLPISRWQRDLTDSTVLRTLGVGLGHSLIAYQSALKGISKLEVNVVSTAADLDNNWEVLAEPIQTVMRRYGIEQPYEKLKALTRGQRITPEGLREFVNTLDMPQTAKDALIAMTPATYIGNAVEQAKKI, encoded by the coding sequence ATGGAACTCTCTGCACTGACCGCACTTTCCCCTACTGATGGGCGTTACGCCGACAAAACCAAGGCATTGCGCCCGTGGTTTAGCGAATACGGTTTGATTTATCACCGCGTATTGGTAGAAATCCGTTGGCTGCAAATGCTGGCTAATCACCCGCAAATCGCCGAAGTTCCTGCGTTTTCCGACCAAGCCAACATGTTTTTGGAAAGCATCCTCAGCGCATTCAGCGAAACCGATGCGTTGCGCGTCAAAGCGATTGAGCGCACCACCAACCACGATGTCAAAGCGGTTGAATACTACCTCAAAGAAAAAATCGCCGGGCAAACTGAACTCGAAGCCGTTAGTGAATTCATCCATTTCGCCTGCACTTCTGAAGACATCAACAACTTATCCTACGCGCTGATGCTCAAAGGCGGCATGGAACAAGTAATCCAGCCCGAACTCGAAAAAGTCATCCAAGCGTTACGCACCCTCGCGCACAGTTACGCTGACATCCCGTTGCTATCGCGCACCCACGGGCAACCTGCCACACCGACTACCCTAGGCAAGGAAATGGCAAACGTTGCCTATCGCCTGCAACGCCAGCAGCAACAAATCATAGCTGGACAATACTTAGGCAAAATTAACGGTGCGGTCGGCAATTACAACGCCCATTTGAGTGCCTACCCTGACATTGATTGGCAAGCAGTTGCCGAACAATTCGTCACATCACTCGGTTTAAACTGGAATCCGTACACCATTCAAATTGAACCGCACGATTATATTGCGGAAAACTTTGATGCCGTAGCACGTTTTAATACCATTTTAATCGACTTCTGCCGCGATATTTGGAGTTATATTTCCTTGGGTCACTTTAAACAAAAAGTGATTGCGGGCGAAGTCGGTTCTTCCACTATGCCACATAAAGTCAACCCGATTGATTTTGAAAATGCCGAAGGCAATCTCGGAATTGCCAATGCATTAATGACGCACTTATCACAGAAGCTACCTATTTCACGCTGGCAACGTGACCTTACAGACTCCACCGTGTTACGCACGCTGGGGGTAGGTTTAGGGCATTCATTAATCGCTTACCAATCCGCACTGAAAGGCATCAGTAAACTGGAAGTTAATGTCGTCAGCACTGCTGCTGATTTAGACAACAATTGGGAAGTCTTAGCCGAGCCGATTCAAACGGTGATGCGCCGTTATGGGATTGAACAGCCTTACGAAAAACTCAAAGCGTTAACCCGTGGGCAACGCATTACCCCGGAAGGCTTGCGCGAATTCGTCAATACGCTGGACATGCCACAGACCGCAAAAGATGCACTGATTGCGATGACTCCCGCAACCTACATTGGCAACGCCGTTGAACAAGCGAAGAAGATCTAA
- a CDS encoding cupin domain-containing protein: MFGDISIEVFLRDYWQKKPLLIRNAFPDFESPITPDELAGLACETDTARIVIEKGGKHAWEVRHGAFDDADFTNLPETHWTLLVNDTDQHLAELKAVMEPFRFIPDWRIDDLMISFAVEGGSVGPHVDEYDVFLIQAQGQRRWQITTQPAKPDNFLAGLDLRIMRDFEAEQEWVVNPGDMLYLPPNVPHYGVALNECMTYSVGFRAPSQAEMLENLVENLLEDPRLKQRFNDSERECQAHPGELTASDMERLIDFVIDALPQDTQALQLWLGKYLSQPKVDNNDTLELNCLSKAELIKLINRRATFEKLPGIRFLYFINDDEICLFANGTLHRATTEQLQFIQYLCNTTIFKHNSYKTHLQDKNTLELWRDLLEAGLINIKN, translated from the coding sequence ATGTTTGGTGACATCTCCATTGAAGTATTTCTGCGTGACTATTGGCAGAAAAAACCGCTGCTCATCCGTAACGCTTTTCCTGATTTCGAGTCACCGATTACGCCGGACGAACTGGCGGGGTTGGCCTGCGAAACCGATACCGCACGGATTGTGATTGAGAAAGGCGGGAAACACGCATGGGAAGTGCGCCACGGAGCGTTTGACGATGCAGATTTCACCAACCTGCCGGAAACGCACTGGACGCTGCTGGTCAACGATACCGACCAGCATTTGGCGGAGTTGAAAGCGGTTATGGAACCGTTCCGCTTCATTCCCGACTGGCGCATTGATGACCTGATGATTAGCTTCGCTGTGGAAGGCGGTTCGGTAGGCCCTCACGTTGACGAATACGATGTATTTTTGATTCAGGCGCAAGGGCAACGTCGCTGGCAAATTACCACCCAACCTGCCAAACCTGATAATTTTTTAGCGGGTCTGGATCTGCGTATTATGCGTGATTTTGAAGCAGAGCAGGAATGGGTCGTCAATCCCGGTGATATGCTGTATTTACCCCCCAATGTGCCACATTACGGGGTTGCGTTGAACGAATGCATGACTTATTCCGTGGGTTTTCGTGCGCCTTCGCAAGCTGAAATGCTGGAAAATCTGGTCGAAAACCTGCTGGAAGACCCGCGTTTAAAACAGCGTTTCAACGATAGCGAACGTGAGTGCCAAGCACACCCCGGTGAGTTGACCGCTAGCGACATGGAACGCTTAATTGATTTCGTGATAGACGCACTGCCACAAGACACCCAAGCGTTGCAATTATGGCTGGGTAAATACCTCAGTCAACCCAAGGTGGATAACAATGATACCTTGGAACTAAATTGCCTTAGCAAGGCCGAGTTAATCAAATTAATTAACCGCCGCGCCACCTTTGAAAAACTACCAGGCATTCGTTTTTTATACTTTATTAACGATGACGAAATTTGTTTGTTTGCGAATGGCACATTACACAGAGCGACGACTGAACAATTACAATTTATACAATACTTATGCAATACCACTATTTTTAAGCACAATAGCTATAAAACCCATCTACAGGACAAAAACACACTGGAGCTATGGCGTGACTTACTCGAAGCAGGCTTGATAAATATCAAAAATTAG